One window of the Gammaproteobacteria bacterium CG11_big_fil_rev_8_21_14_0_20_46_22 genome contains the following:
- a CDS encoding glucosyltransferase I RfaG (catalyzes the addition of the first glucose residue to the LPS core), with protein sequence MMDLALCLFKYFPYGGLQRDCLKIAKAALAKQHRVTCYTMAWEGEVPKGLLVKLIDAKGASNHQQCLNFSKQLSACLAEANHDAVLTFNRVPGCDFYFAGDPCFKAELNNKKHAALKKLLPRYRTFLDLEKNVFAKDSKTHILLLNPGQKTIFQDYYQTPDERFHVIPPGIAKPAESISKADARQTLSLPIPADATWLLMVGHDLQRKGLDRNLHALAYLSKALDQKVYLVVVGAHKLDYFKKMARALGIEERVCFLGNRDGAYELMQAADLLLHPAYQETAGMVLVEALVNGLPVMCTEDCGYAFHITAAKAGELISQNPFSQVEYNERLLAAIQALPSSDWSRHALAYVEGQKFHDMPGEVLGLLESFSLKT encoded by the coding sequence ATGATGGATCTGGCCCTTTGCTTGTTTAAATATTTTCCTTATGGCGGTTTGCAGCGTGATTGCCTGAAAATAGCCAAAGCGGCCTTGGCCAAGCAGCACCGTGTGACGTGTTATACCATGGCTTGGGAGGGTGAGGTGCCCAAGGGTTTGCTGGTGAAGCTTATCGATGCTAAGGGTGCAAGCAATCATCAGCAGTGTTTGAATTTTTCTAAACAGTTAAGCGCATGTTTGGCTGAAGCTAATCATGATGCGGTGCTCACCTTTAATCGCGTGCCCGGTTGTGATTTTTATTTTGCGGGTGATCCTTGTTTTAAAGCAGAGCTAAATAATAAAAAGCATGCTGCGCTTAAAAAGCTTTTGCCGCGCTACCGCACGTTTTTGGATTTAGAAAAAAACGTGTTTGCTAAGGATTCTAAGACGCATATTCTGCTTTTAAACCCAGGTCAAAAAACCATTTTTCAAGATTATTACCAAACGCCTGACGAGCGGTTTCATGTGATTCCGCCTGGGATTGCTAAGCCCGCTGAATCAATATCTAAGGCGGATGCGAGGCAAACGTTGAGTTTGCCTATTCCTGCTGACGCGACTTGGTTGTTGATGGTGGGGCATGATTTGCAGCGAAAAGGCTTGGATCGTAATTTACACGCTTTGGCGTATTTATCGAAAGCCTTGGATCAGAAGGTCTACCTTGTAGTGGTGGGTGCGCATAAGCTCGATTATTTTAAAAAAATGGCTCGGGCCTTGGGTATTGAAGAGCGTGTCTGCTTTTTGGGCAACCGCGATGGCGCGTATGAGCTCATGCAGGCGGCTGATCTTTTGTTGCATCCGGCTTATCAGGAAACCGCGGGCATGGTCTTGGTCGAGGCCTTGGTCAACGGTCTGCCGGTGATGTGCACAGAAGATTGTGGGTACGCGTTTCATATTACAGCGGCTAAAGCCGGCGAGCTTATCAGTCAAAATCCGTTTAGTCAGGTTGAGTATAACGAGCGACTGCTTGCGGCTATTCAGGCTTTGCCGAGCTCTGATTGGTCGCGTCATGCGCTAGCCTATGTTGAAGGCCAGAAATTCCACGATATGCCGGGTGAGGTGTTGGGTTTGTTGGAGAGTTTTTCCCTCAAAACTTGA